One genomic segment of Styela clava chromosome 3, kaStyClav1.hap1.2, whole genome shotgun sequence includes these proteins:
- the LOC120342028 gene encoding uncharacterized protein LOC120342028, whose amino-acid sequence MGENIQNRVGNSTNCHQNGTINLHPLHRAVFVHGLGGSSKSAEDQAHILSTYIYNHSPLDSSKITVVLNKAKSFHESCANATNCLLGCIWEIGSRVQRSSSNCDECVELVVFCHSNGAKPVQKALAPDRLTELCDVLNISQMGIANFMGRLRKKIVVISFGGVCYISDDYAKVVMNFCSTSDNFSKFCHHLKVGDQPKDGETGRKIYVRDPATPSEIKEVPAGIWGSIAAVSCISGAGVDLAAKSSGTSDELRHPHYLENILKNREMIMYIREVLGLSERPN is encoded by the exons ATgggtgaaaatattcaaaatcgaGTTGGCAATTCAACAAATTGTCATCAAAATGGCACAATTAATTTACATCCTTTGCATCGAGCTGTTTTTGTTCACGGATTAGGAGGATCATCTAAAAGTGCCGAAGATCAAGCACACATCCTCAGCACTTATATTTATAACCACTCGCCTCTTGATTCTTCGAAGATAACTGTCGTGCTCAATAAAGCAAAGAGTTTCCATGAATCTTGCGCTAATGCAACAAATTGTCTATTGGGATGTATATGGGAAATTGGAAGTCGCGTGCAACGTTCAAGTAGCAACTGCGATGAATGTGTTGAACTCGTGGTGTTTTGCCACAGTAACGGTGCAAAACCGGTTCAGAAGGCTCTCGCTCCTGACCGTCTTACAGAATTATGCGATGTTCTGAATATATCTCAAATGGGAATAGCCAACTTTATGGGAAGGCTTAGAAAGAAAATTGTTGTTATTTCGTTTGGAGGAGTGTGTTACATTTCTGATGACTACGCTAAG GTGGTCATGAATTTTTGTTCAACGAGCGACAATTTCAGCAAATTTTGTCATCATCTGAAAGTTGGAGATCAACCGAAAGATGGCGAGACTGGTCGGAAAATTTATGTAAGAGATCCTGCAACACCCTCTGAAATAAAAGAGGTTCCTGCTGGAATATGGGGATCAATCGCAGCAGTTAGTTGTATTTCGGGGGCTGGCGTAGACTTAGCTGCCAAAT CATCTGGAACATCGGATGAACTAAGACATCCACACTATCTAGAAAACATTCTGAAGAATAGAGAAATGATCATGTATATAAGAGAAGTACTTGGATTGAGTGAGAGACCAAATTAA